One region of Anas acuta chromosome Z, bAnaAcu1.1, whole genome shotgun sequence genomic DNA includes:
- the ANKDD1B gene encoding ankyrin repeat and death domain-containing protein 1B isoform X4, whose protein sequence is MGLLPSGEEEEELPAMMKGLSHLFGAREDVMHGEAAANHNSLLPDEREFQRAAKMNNLETMEKLFKKSVNINAVDTLKRTALHFAVARSHTSAVDFLLHHKARLDMADQHGLTVIHLAAWTGNLDVMRKLVKAGADQKAKNEKGRKPFLLASEKGHVDMINDLIALKLFTSEKDQEGNTALHLAAKNGHSEVVEILLKQWEEINDLNQNGETPFYLSVEGGHEKCAELLLEAGSDINVLTHNNSSALQIAIQNGHLSLVTFLIDNNVDLAPKPEQKNSPLHLAVINNHLPVVKALLDANHDINFLNHRQETPLHLAADLGNVELVEMLLKAGCDLKTTDKNGKTALAMASRSNYALIVDMIIKAERYYATEQAHVGHDDDWLDFGLSFKQDHSIQTKQIRSSLWNLAYNQLKPQEWKKLALFWKFTDEHIRAIEEQWTGKKSYKEHGHRMLLIWLHGILLAHQNPVKHIYEDLVAAGFRHLAEKIRAQSSTDVDSRKCEIS, encoded by the exons ATGGGGCTCCTTCCctcaggggaggaggaagaggagctgccAGCCATGATGAAGGGGCTGAGCCACCTGTTTGGTGCCAGGGAGGATGTGATGCATGGAGAAGCGGCGGCCAACCACAACAGCT TATTACCAGATGAAAGAGAATTTCAACGTGCTGCAAAAATGAACAATTTGGAAACCAtggaaaagctgtttaaaaagaGTGTTAATATAAACGCTGTAGATACT CTGAAGCGCACAGCATTGCATTTTGCTGTTGCAAGAAGCCATACATCTGCGGTGGATTTTCTTCTCCATCACAAAGCTAGACTCGATATGGCAGATCAG catgGCCTGACAGTGATTCATCTTGCAGCTTGGACTGGAAATCTGGATGTAATGCGAAAATTAGTTAAAGCAGGCGCTGATCAAAAGGCTAAGAATGAG AAAGGTAGAAAGCCATTTCTCCTGGCATCTGAAAAAGGCCATGTTGACATGATAAATGACTTGATTGCTCTAAAGCTGTTCACATCTGAAAAAGACCAG GAGGGAAACACCGCCTTGCATCTAGCAGCCAAAAACGGACACAGTGAAGTCGTAGAAATTCTGCTCAAACAGTGGGAGGAAATAAATGACCTCAATCAG AATGGAGAAACACCATTTTACTTGTCTGTTGAAGGCGGTCATGAAAAATGTGCTGAGCTGTTACTGGAAGCAGGGAGTGACATCAACGTTTTAACTCAC aacaACAGCAGTGCATTGCAAATTGCAATTCAGAATGGACATCTATCTCTGGTTACTTTTCTTATTGATAACAATGTTGATCTGGCCCCTAAACCTGAG CAGAAGAATTCTCCGCTCCATTTAGCAGTCATCAATAATCATCTGCCAGTAGTAAAAGCACTCTTGGATGCTAATCATGATATAAACTTCTTAAATCAT AGGCAGGAGACTCCTCTGCATCTGGCAGCTGATCTTGGCAATGTGGAGCTGGTGGAAATGTTGCTGAAGGCAGGCTGTGACCTCAAGACCACGGATAAG AATGGAAAAACTGCACTAGCCATGGCATCAAGGAGCAATTATGCCCTAATTGTAGATATGATCATTAAAGCAGAAAGGTATTATGCCACAGAACAG gCACATGTAGGTCATGATGATGATTGGTTGGACTTTGGTTTGTCCTTCAAACAAGATCACAGTATACAGACCAAGCAAATTCGTTCCTCCCTTTGGAACCTGGCATACAATCAGTTAAAGCCCCAAGAATGGAAAAAACTGGCCCTCTTCTGGAAGTTCACAGATGAACACATTAGAGCTATTGAAGAACAATGGACAG ggaaaaaaagttataaagaaCATGGACACAGAATGCTGCTCATCTGGTTACACGGTATTTTGCTGGCTCATCAGAATCCTGTCAAACATATATACGAAGATTTGGTGGCAGCAGGATTTCGACATTTAGCTG aaaaGATCAGAGCTCAAAGTAGCACTGACGTGGActccagaaaatgtgaaatttcatGA
- the ANKDD1B gene encoding ankyrin repeat and death domain-containing protein 1B isoform X3: MGLLPSGEEEEELPAMMKGLSHLFGAREDVMHGEAAANHNSLLPDEREFQRAAKMNNLETMEKLFKKSVNINAVDTLKRTALHFAVARSHTSAVDFLLHHKARLDMADQHGLTVIHLAAWTGNLDVMRKLVKAGADQKAKNEEGMNALHFAAQNNSVKIVDYFLQDLHLTDLNKPDGKGRKPFLLASEKGHVDMINDLIALKLFTSEKDQEGNTALHLAAKNGHSEVVEILLKQWEEINDLNQNGETPFYLSVEGGHEKCAELLLEAGSDINVLTHNNSSALQIAIQNGHLSLVTFLIDNNVDLAPKPEQKNSPLHLAVINNHLPVVKALLDANHDINFLNHRQETPLHLAADLGNVELVEMLLKAGCDLKTTDKNGKTALAMASRSNYALIVDMIIKAERYYATEQAHVGHDDDWLDFGLSFKQDHSIQTKQIRSSLWNLAYNQLKPQEWKKLALFWKFTDEHIRAIEEQWTGKKSYKEHGHRMLLIWLHGILLAHQNPVKHIYEDLVAAGFRHLADNSQNPKKNAKLLN; this comes from the exons ATGGGGCTCCTTCCctcaggggaggaggaagaggagctgccAGCCATGATGAAGGGGCTGAGCCACCTGTTTGGTGCCAGGGAGGATGTGATGCATGGAGAAGCGGCGGCCAACCACAACAGCT TATTACCAGATGAAAGAGAATTTCAACGTGCTGCAAAAATGAACAATTTGGAAACCAtggaaaagctgtttaaaaagaGTGTTAATATAAACGCTGTAGATACT CTGAAGCGCACAGCATTGCATTTTGCTGTTGCAAGAAGCCATACATCTGCGGTGGATTTTCTTCTCCATCACAAAGCTAGACTCGATATGGCAGATCAG catgGCCTGACAGTGATTCATCTTGCAGCTTGGACTGGAAATCTGGATGTAATGCGAAAATTAGTTAAAGCAGGCGCTGATCAAAAGGCTAAGAATGAG GAAGGAATGAATGCACTACACTTTGCAGCCCAGAACAACAGTGTTAAAATAGTTGATTATTTTCTCCAAGATCTTCATCTGACTGACTTGAACAAGCCTGATGGG AAAGGTAGAAAGCCATTTCTCCTGGCATCTGAAAAAGGCCATGTTGACATGATAAATGACTTGATTGCTCTAAAGCTGTTCACATCTGAAAAAGACCAG GAGGGAAACACCGCCTTGCATCTAGCAGCCAAAAACGGACACAGTGAAGTCGTAGAAATTCTGCTCAAACAGTGGGAGGAAATAAATGACCTCAATCAG AATGGAGAAACACCATTTTACTTGTCTGTTGAAGGCGGTCATGAAAAATGTGCTGAGCTGTTACTGGAAGCAGGGAGTGACATCAACGTTTTAACTCAC aacaACAGCAGTGCATTGCAAATTGCAATTCAGAATGGACATCTATCTCTGGTTACTTTTCTTATTGATAACAATGTTGATCTGGCCCCTAAACCTGAG CAGAAGAATTCTCCGCTCCATTTAGCAGTCATCAATAATCATCTGCCAGTAGTAAAAGCACTCTTGGATGCTAATCATGATATAAACTTCTTAAATCAT AGGCAGGAGACTCCTCTGCATCTGGCAGCTGATCTTGGCAATGTGGAGCTGGTGGAAATGTTGCTGAAGGCAGGCTGTGACCTCAAGACCACGGATAAG AATGGAAAAACTGCACTAGCCATGGCATCAAGGAGCAATTATGCCCTAATTGTAGATATGATCATTAAAGCAGAAAGGTATTATGCCACAGAACAG gCACATGTAGGTCATGATGATGATTGGTTGGACTTTGGTTTGTCCTTCAAACAAGATCACAGTATACAGACCAAGCAAATTCGTTCCTCCCTTTGGAACCTGGCATACAATCAGTTAAAGCCCCAAGAATGGAAAAAACTGGCCCTCTTCTGGAAGTTCACAGATGAACACATTAGAGCTATTGAAGAACAATGGACAG ggaaaaaaagttataaagaaCATGGACACAGAATGCTGCTCATCTGGTTACACGGTATTTTGCTGGCTCATCAGAATCCTGTCAAACATATATACGAAGATTTGGTGGCAGCAGGATTTCGACATTTAGCTG ATAATTCTCAGAACccaaagaaaaatgctaaacTTCTGAACTAA
- the ANKDD1B gene encoding ankyrin repeat and death domain-containing protein 1B isoform X2, protein MGLLPSGEEEEELPAMMKGLSHLFGAREDVMHGEAAANHNSLLPDEREFQRAAKMNNLETMEKLFKKSVNINAVDTLKRTALHFAVARSHTSAVDFLLHHKARLDMADQHGLTVIHLAAWTGNLDVMRKLVKAGADQKAKNEEGMNALHFAAQNNSVKIVDYFLQDLHLTDLNKPDGKGRKPFLLASEKGHVDMINDLIALKLFTSEKDQEGNTALHLAAKNGHSEVVEILLKQWEEINDLNQNGETPFYLSVEGGHEKCAELLLEAGSDINVLTHNNSSALQIAIQNGHLSLVTFLIDNNVDLAPKPEKNSPLHLAVINNHLPVVKALLDANHDINFLNHRQETPLHLAADLGNVELVEMLLKAGCDLKTTDKNGKTALAMASRSNYALIVDMIIKAERYYATEQAHVGHDDDWLDFGLSFKQDHSIQTKQIRSSLWNLAYNQLKPQEWKKLALFWKFTDEHIRAIEEQWTGKKSYKEHGHRMLLIWLHGILLAHQNPVKHIYEDLVAAGFRHLAEKIRAQSSTDVDSRKCEIS, encoded by the exons ATGGGGCTCCTTCCctcaggggaggaggaagaggagctgccAGCCATGATGAAGGGGCTGAGCCACCTGTTTGGTGCCAGGGAGGATGTGATGCATGGAGAAGCGGCGGCCAACCACAACAGCT TATTACCAGATGAAAGAGAATTTCAACGTGCTGCAAAAATGAACAATTTGGAAACCAtggaaaagctgtttaaaaagaGTGTTAATATAAACGCTGTAGATACT CTGAAGCGCACAGCATTGCATTTTGCTGTTGCAAGAAGCCATACATCTGCGGTGGATTTTCTTCTCCATCACAAAGCTAGACTCGATATGGCAGATCAG catgGCCTGACAGTGATTCATCTTGCAGCTTGGACTGGAAATCTGGATGTAATGCGAAAATTAGTTAAAGCAGGCGCTGATCAAAAGGCTAAGAATGAG GAAGGAATGAATGCACTACACTTTGCAGCCCAGAACAACAGTGTTAAAATAGTTGATTATTTTCTCCAAGATCTTCATCTGACTGACTTGAACAAGCCTGATGGG AAAGGTAGAAAGCCATTTCTCCTGGCATCTGAAAAAGGCCATGTTGACATGATAAATGACTTGATTGCTCTAAAGCTGTTCACATCTGAAAAAGACCAG GAGGGAAACACCGCCTTGCATCTAGCAGCCAAAAACGGACACAGTGAAGTCGTAGAAATTCTGCTCAAACAGTGGGAGGAAATAAATGACCTCAATCAG AATGGAGAAACACCATTTTACTTGTCTGTTGAAGGCGGTCATGAAAAATGTGCTGAGCTGTTACTGGAAGCAGGGAGTGACATCAACGTTTTAACTCAC aacaACAGCAGTGCATTGCAAATTGCAATTCAGAATGGACATCTATCTCTGGTTACTTTTCTTATTGATAACAATGTTGATCTGGCCCCTAAACCTGAG AAGAATTCTCCGCTCCATTTAGCAGTCATCAATAATCATCTGCCAGTAGTAAAAGCACTCTTGGATGCTAATCATGATATAAACTTCTTAAATCAT AGGCAGGAGACTCCTCTGCATCTGGCAGCTGATCTTGGCAATGTGGAGCTGGTGGAAATGTTGCTGAAGGCAGGCTGTGACCTCAAGACCACGGATAAG AATGGAAAAACTGCACTAGCCATGGCATCAAGGAGCAATTATGCCCTAATTGTAGATATGATCATTAAAGCAGAAAGGTATTATGCCACAGAACAG gCACATGTAGGTCATGATGATGATTGGTTGGACTTTGGTTTGTCCTTCAAACAAGATCACAGTATACAGACCAAGCAAATTCGTTCCTCCCTTTGGAACCTGGCATACAATCAGTTAAAGCCCCAAGAATGGAAAAAACTGGCCCTCTTCTGGAAGTTCACAGATGAACACATTAGAGCTATTGAAGAACAATGGACAG ggaaaaaaagttataaagaaCATGGACACAGAATGCTGCTCATCTGGTTACACGGTATTTTGCTGGCTCATCAGAATCCTGTCAAACATATATACGAAGATTTGGTGGCAGCAGGATTTCGACATTTAGCTG aaaaGATCAGAGCTCAAAGTAGCACTGACGTGGActccagaaaatgtgaaatttcatGA
- the ANKDD1B gene encoding ankyrin repeat and death domain-containing protein 1B isoform X1 — MGLLPSGEEEEELPAMMKGLSHLFGAREDVMHGEAAANHNSLLPDEREFQRAAKMNNLETMEKLFKKSVNINAVDTLKRTALHFAVARSHTSAVDFLLHHKARLDMADQHGLTVIHLAAWTGNLDVMRKLVKAGADQKAKNEEGMNALHFAAQNNSVKIVDYFLQDLHLTDLNKPDGKGRKPFLLASEKGHVDMINDLIALKLFTSEKDQEGNTALHLAAKNGHSEVVEILLKQWEEINDLNQNGETPFYLSVEGGHEKCAELLLEAGSDINVLTHNNSSALQIAIQNGHLSLVTFLIDNNVDLAPKPEQKNSPLHLAVINNHLPVVKALLDANHDINFLNHRQETPLHLAADLGNVELVEMLLKAGCDLKTTDKNGKTALAMASRSNYALIVDMIIKAERYYATEQAHVGHDDDWLDFGLSFKQDHSIQTKQIRSSLWNLAYNQLKPQEWKKLALFWKFTDEHIRAIEEQWTGKKSYKEHGHRMLLIWLHGILLAHQNPVKHIYEDLVAAGFRHLAEKIRAQSSTDVDSRKCEIS; from the exons ATGGGGCTCCTTCCctcaggggaggaggaagaggagctgccAGCCATGATGAAGGGGCTGAGCCACCTGTTTGGTGCCAGGGAGGATGTGATGCATGGAGAAGCGGCGGCCAACCACAACAGCT TATTACCAGATGAAAGAGAATTTCAACGTGCTGCAAAAATGAACAATTTGGAAACCAtggaaaagctgtttaaaaagaGTGTTAATATAAACGCTGTAGATACT CTGAAGCGCACAGCATTGCATTTTGCTGTTGCAAGAAGCCATACATCTGCGGTGGATTTTCTTCTCCATCACAAAGCTAGACTCGATATGGCAGATCAG catgGCCTGACAGTGATTCATCTTGCAGCTTGGACTGGAAATCTGGATGTAATGCGAAAATTAGTTAAAGCAGGCGCTGATCAAAAGGCTAAGAATGAG GAAGGAATGAATGCACTACACTTTGCAGCCCAGAACAACAGTGTTAAAATAGTTGATTATTTTCTCCAAGATCTTCATCTGACTGACTTGAACAAGCCTGATGGG AAAGGTAGAAAGCCATTTCTCCTGGCATCTGAAAAAGGCCATGTTGACATGATAAATGACTTGATTGCTCTAAAGCTGTTCACATCTGAAAAAGACCAG GAGGGAAACACCGCCTTGCATCTAGCAGCCAAAAACGGACACAGTGAAGTCGTAGAAATTCTGCTCAAACAGTGGGAGGAAATAAATGACCTCAATCAG AATGGAGAAACACCATTTTACTTGTCTGTTGAAGGCGGTCATGAAAAATGTGCTGAGCTGTTACTGGAAGCAGGGAGTGACATCAACGTTTTAACTCAC aacaACAGCAGTGCATTGCAAATTGCAATTCAGAATGGACATCTATCTCTGGTTACTTTTCTTATTGATAACAATGTTGATCTGGCCCCTAAACCTGAG CAGAAGAATTCTCCGCTCCATTTAGCAGTCATCAATAATCATCTGCCAGTAGTAAAAGCACTCTTGGATGCTAATCATGATATAAACTTCTTAAATCAT AGGCAGGAGACTCCTCTGCATCTGGCAGCTGATCTTGGCAATGTGGAGCTGGTGGAAATGTTGCTGAAGGCAGGCTGTGACCTCAAGACCACGGATAAG AATGGAAAAACTGCACTAGCCATGGCATCAAGGAGCAATTATGCCCTAATTGTAGATATGATCATTAAAGCAGAAAGGTATTATGCCACAGAACAG gCACATGTAGGTCATGATGATGATTGGTTGGACTTTGGTTTGTCCTTCAAACAAGATCACAGTATACAGACCAAGCAAATTCGTTCCTCCCTTTGGAACCTGGCATACAATCAGTTAAAGCCCCAAGAATGGAAAAAACTGGCCCTCTTCTGGAAGTTCACAGATGAACACATTAGAGCTATTGAAGAACAATGGACAG ggaaaaaaagttataaagaaCATGGACACAGAATGCTGCTCATCTGGTTACACGGTATTTTGCTGGCTCATCAGAATCCTGTCAAACATATATACGAAGATTTGGTGGCAGCAGGATTTCGACATTTAGCTG aaaaGATCAGAGCTCAAAGTAGCACTGACGTGGActccagaaaatgtgaaatttcatGA